The stretch of DNA CATGAAGGTTCAGATCGAAAAATTCTCGCCAGTCAATCGACCCTGAAAAAGCGGTGAATCTCTAGAAGATACCAGATTCGAGGACGGGTGGTTTCGCAGATCGAAACTATTTCTGCCGATCTCAGGTATGCTGATCAAGGTTGAAACATGGTTGAATAAACTAAACCGATTGTCCTGAGAACATCAGGCAATATTTTGACGCGTATTCGAGAAGTGTCAGCATGTCGGGAAAAGTGAGCACGAACACTTCGACCACGAGCACTTCAACAAAGAGGGCAGATCCATTGCAACGGACCGGAGCACTGAAACTCGTCCTCCCCCTATTCCTGACGACGGCCGGTGTGATCAGTCTCTTCGCCTTCATGGCGCAAATGGGACTGGAAGCAGACGGGCAGCCGCCAACTAAGCTCCCGCCAGATTTGCAGAACTTTAAGGTGAGCGCTGCTGCCGTCGACCAGAGTTGGGGCAATTCCAAAACTTTGAGTAAAGCGGAACGGGCCGACGATCTGACGATTCTCCGCCGCTTGCATCTGGCACTGGTGGGGACAGTTCCTTCACTGGAAGAGATTCGCGCCTTTGAGGAGATGGAAAGCCAGGATCGAATCGCCCAGTGGACGAATCATCTGCTGATGGATCCGCGTGTGGGAGATTATCTGGCCCAGCGGCTCGGCAAAGTGTTCGTCGGCATCGAGGACGGGCAGTTCATCGTCTTTCGCCGAGATCGATTAAACCAGTGGCTGGCGCGTGAGATCCTCGACAATCGACCTTACGACAAAATTGTACAGCAGATGATCTCCGAGAAAGGATTGTGGACAGGTCGTCCCGCCGGGAACTTTATCACAGCCGCAGTGACCGGTGAGGAAGTCGATGAAAACAAACTGGCCGGACGGTCGGCACGAGCTTTTCTCGGGCAACGAATGGATTGTGCTCAATGCCACGATCACTTTTTCGCCCAGTGGAAACAACACGACTTTGAGGGCTTGGCAGCGTTTTATGCTCCCGTACGGATCTCAGCAGTCGGCCTTGAGGATCAGGTACCTTTCCAGTATGTGGTCGAGGACTCCAAAGCCGAAGGTGGAAAACGAACTGTCGATCGACGCGTTCCTTTTGGGGAAGAGTGGGTCCCCGCACAAGGCACCGAACGTCAGAAACTGGCTCAATGGATCACCCATGAGGAGAACCGCAGGTTCGACCGGGCGATTGTGAATCGCATCTGGGGCTTGATGTTCGGCAAGCCACTCGTTGAACCTGTCGACGATCTGCCTGATCCACCCGTTGAGAGACAAAGTGATCCGCTCGATGTTCTGGCCGATGAATTTCGAACCCATGGCCGATCGTTGCACTGGCTCATTCAAGTCATCGTGCAGACACAAGCTTTCCAGCAGGAATCGAGGCATCCCAGTGCCGAAAATGGTGACAAATTCGACGTAGCGTCGGAAAACTGGGCGATGTATCCACTCACCAGGCTTCGCCCGGAGCAGATTATTGGCAACATGCTGCAGGCCTGGTCACTCCAGACAATTGATCAGAACTCGCATGTCTTCGTGAGGCTGTTCCGCCTGTTTCGGGAGAGAGACTTTCTCAAGGAATATGGTGACACGGGCGAAGAGGAACTGGCACTCTTTACAGGGACGATTCCGCAGGCCTTGCTCAGAATGAATGGCGAGTTTTCCCGCCAACTCAGTGAAGCCACGCCTCTGAGTGCTGCCGGCAGGCTGGCGAGTCTCTCGAATGATCGTGAGGAACTGGTTACCGGGGTTTTTCTGGCTTGTCTGACAAGGCGGCCCACAGCCAAAGAACTTCAACTGATTGAAGCAATGCGCCAGGCTCACCCGGTTTCAAATGCAATGCTCGCCGAAGATCTGTACTGGACGTTGTTCAATTCTCCCGAGTTTTCATGGAATCATTGACTGTTGATCAACTGGGCCAAGATTTCTGTCCTGCAAACGAATCCCGGCTTTTACAGATGAATCTCAAAAGGTCTTGAAAATGTCTGATTCTTTCGTCAACTGCTGCTGGAATCGACGGGAACTGCTCCAGCTACTGACAACGGGAGTCGTTGCGTTCTCAGCCAGCCAGCTTTCTGCACGTGCGGCTGAGGATCGAGGGCCCCAGCGTGGCAAATCTTTGATCACTCTCTGGCTCGCAGGTGGCCCCAGCCAGTTGGAAACCTGGGATCCTCATCCTGGGACCAGGATCGGTGGTCCGACCAAAGCCATCGACACATCAATTCAAGGGACACAGATCTGTGAGTGGTATCCGCAGACGGCCGAGATCTTGAATTCGTTTTGCGTCATCCGATCTGTCGTTTCGAAGGAAGGTGATCACGAGCGAGGTACGTATGTCGTTCGCACTGGCTATCGACCGGAACCGACCGTGGTGCATCCTTCACTTGGAAGTATCGTCTATCACGAACTCCCGCAGGGAAGCCTGGAAATTCCCGGACATGTGAGCCTGGGTGATGGACAGTTTGCGACCAGAGGCGGTTATCTGGGTGAAGAAAGTACGGCTTTTCGCGTTTTTGACCCTGGGCGAAATCTGACGAATCTTGAAGCTCCCGTGGATCATGAGCGTCATCAACGGCGGCTGAAAACGCTCGGCCAACTTTCGCAGGGATTTCTCAACGGCCGGCGATATCCCATTGCCAATTCACTGCATCAGAAGACCATCGATTCTGCTCTCAAGATGATGACTTCTGAGCAACTCAAGGCATTTTCGATCGCGGATGAACCCGCCGCTGCGTTAGTTGCCTACGGGGATCATCCTTTTGGGCGAGGTTGTCTTGTGGCCCGGAGATTGATTGAGACGGGCGTTCGCGCGGTCGATGTGACCTTGAACGGCTTTGACACTCACGCGAACAACTTTGGCTTGTCCAGAGGCCGAGCGGAAATTCTCGATCCGGCGTTGTCAACTCTGGTGACAGACCTCAAGTCGCGCGATCTGTGGGATTCAACAGTTGTCCTGGTTTGTGGGGAGTTTGGACGAACCCCTCAAATCAATCCTTTGGATGGTCGCGACCACTGGCCTCATGGATTTTCCATTTTGCTGGGTGGCGGCGGGCTGGCGTCTGGACGAGTCATCGGCGCGACCGATCCTGAAGGGGTCAAATCACCAGAAAATCCCGTCGAAATTCCGCAGATTATGGCCAGTATTCTGCAAGTGTTAGGAATCGACTTCCAAAAGGAGATTTTCACTCCCATTGGACGGCCAATCCGGCTCACCAGCGGCCAGCCACTGGCGGCACTTTTCAAGGCATAAACGATCAGAAATCAGTAAAGAGTGGGACTCACTTTTGAGCGTGAGCAGACTCCGCTACACTTCAGGCTATGAAGAGCGATCTCCCCACTTTATCTGCACCTGCCACGCCACTCTTTGACACTCTGCTCGTCTATGGAGTGGGGCTTTTGGGTGGATCGGTCGCTTTGGCAGCAAAGTCTCGCCATGTCGCCCGGCACATTGTTGGCATGGGACGTCATGCCGAGCGTCTGTCGGCGGCTCAGCGAGCCGGCGTGATTGACTCGTATTGCATAGATCCTGCGCAGATTCCTCCCCAGACCGATCTGTTTGTCGCAGCGGCCCCCGTTGATCGAATTGCGGGAGTGATTCGAGAAGTGATTCCAGCACTCAATCCGAATTGCCTCGTGACCGATGTTGGCAGCACAAAAGTTGAACTTGCTGCCCATCTGGCCGACCTCACAGGCGAGCAGGGAACGATTCCCTTTGTGGGTTCACATCCGATTGCTGGGGGCGATAAAGCAGGATTCGAGCATGCCTCTGGTGATCTCTTTATCGGCCGTACCTGCGTGATCTGCCCGGATCATGTCGTTGAATCGGCGGTATTGAAAACCGAACAATTCTGGCAAGCCTTGGGGATGCAGACTGTCCGGATGTCGGCGCAAGAACACGACGAGGCCCTGGCCACGACAAGTCATTTACCGCATGTGGCAGCGGCGGCACTGGCGGGAATTTTGCCGGATGAGTGGCAAATTGTGACAGGGGCTGGTTTTCGCGATACTTCCCGAGTAGCCATGGGCCCTTCGGAACTTTGGGTTTCAATTCTCGAGTCGAACTGGGAACCGGTGGTGCAAAGCCTGGAAAGACTCCAAAATCAACTGGGGGCCTTTATCCAGGCACTCAAGACAAACGATTCACAAAAGCTGCTTGAACTTCTGCAGGCCGGGGAAATCAGACGCAAGCAGCTCGATATTGATGAAAGCTGAATAAACACAGGCATTTCCCCATCATCAAAGGGGAAATGATGGAATAGAAACCATGATTTTCGTGAGGCCAGCCTCTGGCTCGCGAGTGACAACGATAAGGGTGACGGAACATGCTTTGGGAAGTTGAGATTCTCTCCCGTCCGGAACAGATTGACCGGGAAGGCCAGCGAATTCTGGGGGAGGCTCGCTTGCTGGGCCTCGACTCGATTCAAACCGTACGCGCGGGTCGCTCGTTTTTGCTGGAAGGTCAGATTGACGAAGCCGTCATCCTGAAAGCCATGCAGCTCTTGCTGGTCGATGAAGTTGTGGAAATCGCACGAGTGCGAAAGCCCGCCGAGGTCAATACTCATGACACTTCAGGCACCACCGGGCAGCTTTTCAACGTGCTCTACAAGCCCGGGGTGACTGACAATACAGCACTCAGCACCCGGCGGGCACTTCAGCAGGCCGGTATCGCCATCGAGGAAGTGGCCACCTGCCGCAAATACTGGTTTGATCATCAAGCTCAGTCGAATCAGATCAACGTATTGGCACAGCGGGTGTTGGGGAATGACGCCATCGAGCGGATTGTGCAGGGCCCGCTGCAGTTGGCGACGTTAAGCTTCGGGCACACCTATCAACTGGAGCTTAAACATGTGCCCATTCGCGAACTGGATGATCAGGCACTGATGAAGCTGAGCAAGGAAGGCCAGTTATATCTGAGCCTCGCCGAGATGCAGACGATCCAGAAGCACTTCCGGGATCTGCAGCGCGACCCGACCGATATTGAGCTGGAAACGGTCGCTCAGACATGGAGCGAGCACTGCTCTCATAAGACACTCGGCGGACGGATTCGTTACACCGACGAGCAAGGGACTCGTCAGTTCGGCAACATGCTCAAGGAAACGATTTTCGCTGCCACCCAGCAACTGCGCAAAGAATGGGGCAAAGATGACTGGTGCGTCAGTGTCTTCAAGGACAACGCGGGGATTGTCACCTTCGAAGAGGGTGACAACGTCTGTATCAAGGTGGAAACGCACAACCATCCTTCGGCCATTGAGCCTTATGGTGGAGCGAACACCGGGATTGGTGGTGTCGTGCGTGATCCGCTGGGGACGGGCCTGGGTGCTAAACCGGTCTGCAATACAAACGTCTTCTGTTTTGCGCCGCCGGATACGCCCCATGAAACCCTCCCGCCCGGTGTGTTGCATCCTCGGCAAGTCGCGCTCGGTGTCGTCGCTGGTGTGCGCGATTACGGCAACCGCATGGGGATTCCGACGGTGAATGGAGCCGTCTTCTTCGATGAACGTTATCTGGGGAACCCGCTGGTCTATTGCGGCACGGTGGCCATGATCCCTGCCAACCGGTGCGAAAAGAAAGTTTCGCCCGGTGAATTGATTGTCGCACTGGGTGGACGTACCGGCCGCGATGGAATTCACGGGGCGACGTTCTCTTCAGCCGAACTGACACA from Planctopirus ephydatiae encodes:
- a CDS encoding DUF1501 domain-containing protein, encoding MSDSFVNCCWNRRELLQLLTTGVVAFSASQLSARAAEDRGPQRGKSLITLWLAGGPSQLETWDPHPGTRIGGPTKAIDTSIQGTQICEWYPQTAEILNSFCVIRSVVSKEGDHERGTYVVRTGYRPEPTVVHPSLGSIVYHELPQGSLEIPGHVSLGDGQFATRGGYLGEESTAFRVFDPGRNLTNLEAPVDHERHQRRLKTLGQLSQGFLNGRRYPIANSLHQKTIDSALKMMTSEQLKAFSIADEPAAALVAYGDHPFGRGCLVARRLIETGVRAVDVTLNGFDTHANNFGLSRGRAEILDPALSTLVTDLKSRDLWDSTVVLVCGEFGRTPQINPLDGRDHWPHGFSILLGGGGLASGRVIGATDPEGVKSPENPVEIPQIMASILQVLGIDFQKEIFTPIGRPIRLTSGQPLAALFKA
- a CDS encoding prephenate dehydrogenase — translated: MKSDLPTLSAPATPLFDTLLVYGVGLLGGSVALAAKSRHVARHIVGMGRHAERLSAAQRAGVIDSYCIDPAQIPPQTDLFVAAAPVDRIAGVIREVIPALNPNCLVTDVGSTKVELAAHLADLTGEQGTIPFVGSHPIAGGDKAGFEHASGDLFIGRTCVICPDHVVESAVLKTEQFWQALGMQTVRMSAQEHDEALATTSHLPHVAAAALAGILPDEWQIVTGAGFRDTSRVAMGPSELWVSILESNWEPVVQSLERLQNQLGAFIQALKTNDSQKLLELLQAGEIRRKQLDIDES
- a CDS encoding DUF1549 domain-containing protein is translated as MSGKVSTNTSTTSTSTKRADPLQRTGALKLVLPLFLTTAGVISLFAFMAQMGLEADGQPPTKLPPDLQNFKVSAAAVDQSWGNSKTLSKAERADDLTILRRLHLALVGTVPSLEEIRAFEEMESQDRIAQWTNHLLMDPRVGDYLAQRLGKVFVGIEDGQFIVFRRDRLNQWLAREILDNRPYDKIVQQMISEKGLWTGRPAGNFITAAVTGEEVDENKLAGRSARAFLGQRMDCAQCHDHFFAQWKQHDFEGLAAFYAPVRISAVGLEDQVPFQYVVEDSKAEGGKRTVDRRVPFGEEWVPAQGTERQKLAQWITHEENRRFDRAIVNRIWGLMFGKPLVEPVDDLPDPPVERQSDPLDVLADEFRTHGRSLHWLIQVIVQTQAFQQESRHPSAENGDKFDVASENWAMYPLTRLRPEQIIGNMLQAWSLQTIDQNSHVFVRLFRLFRERDFLKEYGDTGEEELALFTGTIPQALLRMNGEFSRQLSEATPLSAAGRLASLSNDREELVTGVFLACLTRRPTAKELQLIEAMRQAHPVSNAMLAEDLYWTLFNSPEFSWNH